From a region of the Salvelinus fontinalis isolate EN_2023a chromosome 13, ASM2944872v1, whole genome shotgun sequence genome:
- the LOC129867829 gene encoding olfactory receptor 5AN1-like, giving the protein MNSTQSSPVAFFIIQGLASMGEKKMVLFIIFLLAYIIILGGNIMIIYLVRTDLKLGSPMYFFLHNLSIVDMIYTTVTIPNMLSGFLTEVKTVSVPGCFLQMYCFIHMSVTGRALLTVMAYDRYVAICNPLRYAAVMTRPICLLLIIGAWTFGAICTFPTISMALQRSYCGPNVVRHCWCDPSSVRLLVCGDTQVDSIVSLSSALIALLTTGVLILTSYILIGVKIAKMGAAERLKAFSTCAAHLTVVSISYSSASFVYISYRVGNFSPEVRIIVSVLYSALTPFLNPMIYSLRNKELRAAFKRAFCRHRDVSSRDRKTLSTLS; this is encoded by the exons ATGAACAGCACCCAGTCCAGCCCTGTCGCCTTCTTCATCATCCAGGGCCTGGCCAGTATGGGGGAGAAGAAGATGGTCCTGTTTATCATCTTCCTGCTGGCCTACATCATCATCCTTGGTGGAAACATCATGATCATCTACCTG GTCCGGACCGACCTGAAGCTGGGCTCCCCCATGTACTTCTTCCTCCACAACCTGTCCATCGTGGACATGATTTACACAACGGTCACCATCCCCAACATGTTGTCAGGCTTCCTGACTGAGGTCAAGACTGTGTCCGTCCCCGGCTGCTTCCTCCAGATGTACTGTTTCATCCACATGTCTGTTACTGGCCGCGCCCTGCTGACCGTTATGGCCTATGACCGCTATGTGGCCATCTGTAATCCTCTCCGCTATGCCGCTGTGATGACCCGCCCCATCTGCCTGCTACTCATCATTGGGGCGTGGACCTTCGGCGCCATTTGCACCTTCCCAACCATTAGCATGGCATTGCAGCGTTCATACTGTGGACCCAACGTGGTGCGCCACTGCTGGTGCGACCCGTCCTCAGTGAGGCTGCTGGTGTGTGGGGACACTCAGGTGGACAGCATCGTGTCACTGTCTTCTGCCCTCATAGCGCTGCTCACCACGGGTGTGCTCATCCTCACTTCCTACATCCTCATCGGTGTGAAGATAGCTAAAATGGGCGCCGCAGAGCGACTGAAGGCATTTAGCACCTGTGCCGCCCACCTGACGGTTGTGTCCATTTCTTACAGCTCTGCCTCATTTGTCTACATCTCCTACCGTGTGGGAAACTTCTCTCCAGAG GTGCGTATCATCGTGTCGGTGCTGTACTCGGCTCTGACTCCTTTCCTGAACCCGATGATCTACAGCCTGAGGAACAAGGAGCTGAGAGCGGCCTTCAAGAGGGCCTTCTGCCGACACAGAGACGTCTCATCGCGGGACCGCAAAACACTCAGCACACTGTCCTGA
- the LOC129867789 gene encoding olfactory receptor 52N5-like, producing the protein MENHTYPKNMFLLEGLKVTQQSSYPAFILLLIIYIFTMVSNIGLILLISMERSLHQPMYILFCNLPLNDALGATVIVPRLLSDIFVASTDRYINDVACAVQAFCAHMFGTTSHTILIIMAFDRYVAICNPLRYATIMTKRMIAKLTAFAWGSAFLLVGVLLGLTLSLSRCRSEIFNPFCDNASLFKLSCESVIINNIYGLTFTVLLLGSSIGSVTLTYLKIAIVCVRNKNRVLNSRALQTCSTHLSVYIIMLVSGFTIIFLHRFPQWSDHRKLSAILFHVVPPWLNPIIYGLQTREIRQKIINKFHNNKVTV; encoded by the coding sequence ATGGAGAACCACACCTATCCTAAGAACATGTTCCTCCTGGAGGGGTTAAAGGTCACTCAACAGTCCTCCTACCCTGCCTTCATCCTTCTCCTCATCATCTACATCTTCACGATGGTGTCCAACATCGGCCTCATACTACTGATCTCCATGGAGAGGAGCCTGCATCAGCCCATGTACATCCTCTTCTGCAACCTACCTCTCAATGATGCTCTTGGAGCCACGGTTATCGTCCCTCGTTTGCTGAGTGACATATTCGTGGCAAGCACAGACCGCTACATTAACGACGTTGCGTGTGCCGTCCAAGCATTTTGCGCCCACATGTTTGGCACAACATCACATACAATACTGATTATCATGGCCTTTGATAGATATGTGGCCATCTGCAACCCCCTGCGATACGCCACCATCATGACCAAAAGGATGATCGCAAAACTGACTGCTTTTGCCTGGGGGTCTGCCTTTCTGCTTGTGGGGGTCCTCCTGGGCCTCACACTCAGCCTGTCACGATGCAGATCTGAAATCTTCAACCCTTTCTGTGACAATGCCTCGTTATTCAAGCTCTCCTGTGAAAGCGTTATTATTAACAATATCTATGGACTCACTTTTACCGTCCTACTCCTGGGGTCCTCCATCGGGAGTGTGACACTAACATACCTTAAGATAGCtattgtgtgtgtgagaaacaAAAACAGGGTTCTTAATAGCAGGGCCTTGCAGACCTGCTCCACACACCTGTCTGTGTACATCATCATGCTGGTGTCCGGTTTCACCATCATCTTTCTCCATCGCTTCCCTCAGTGGTCCGACCACAGGAAACTGTCAGCCATTTTGTTTCATGTGGTTCCTCCTTGGCTCAATCCTATTATCTACGGTCTGcagaccagagagatcagacagaAAATCATCAACAAGTTTCATAATAATAAAGTGACTGTATGA
- the LOC129867832 gene encoding olfactory receptor 7C1-like, with protein sequence MENHTFSMDLLKLEGVKVIYQSTYPAFILLLIIYIFTMVTNISLTVLICMERSLHQPMYILLCNMSFNDALSITTIIPRVLFDILTPRSDRYITYNECFTQAFLGHWFGSNFHTILTIMAFDRYVAICNPLRYATIMNNKMLVKLCVFAWVVSLVFVAVLLGLTLRLSRCRSEITNPWCDNASLFKLSCESVLINNIYGLFFTTIVFITSMGSVALTYIRIAMVCVRSKSKSLNSKALQTCFTHLAVYLIMLMTGFIIVFLHRYPQWSDHRKLASIMFYVVPPALNPIIYGLQSKDIRKLVVNISHCKKVSPLV encoded by the coding sequence ATGGAGAACCACACATTCAGCATGGACCTTCTCAAGCTAGAGGGGGTTAAAGTCATTTATCAGTCCACCTACCCTGCCTTCATCCTCCTCCTTATCATCTACATCTTCACAATGGTGACCAACATCAGCCTCACAGTGCTCATCTGCATGGAGAGGAGCCTGCACCAGCCCATGTACATCCTCCTTTGCAACATGTCTTTCAACGATGCTCTCAGTATCACCACCATCATACCTCGAGTGCTGTTCGACATTTTAACACCTAGATCAGACAGATATATTACCTACAATGAGTGTTTCACCCAAGCATTCTTGGGTCACTGGTTTGGTTCAAACTTCCATACGATACTGACGATCATGGCTTTTGACAGGTATGTGGCCATCTGTAATCCTCTGCGATACGCCACCATCATGAACAACAAAATGCTGGTTaagctgtgtgtgtttgcctgggtGGTGTCCCTTGTCTTTGTGGCTGTCCTCCTGGGCCTCACCCTCCGCTTGTCACGCTGCAGGTCGGAAATCACCAACCCTTGGTGTGACAATGCCTCATTATTCAAGCTCTCCTGTGAGAGTGTGCTTATAAATAACATTTATGGACTATTTTTCACCACTATCGTCTTCATCACCTCCATGGGGAGTGTGGCTCTGACATACATTAGAATCGCCATGGTGTGTGTGAGGAGTAAGAGCAAGTCGCTGAACAGCAAAGCTCTGCAAACCTGTTTCACACACCTGGCTGTATACCTCATTATGTTGATGACAGGTTTCATCATTGTCTTTCTTCATCGGTACCCACAGTGGTCAGACCACAGGAAACTTGCATCAATTATGTTTTATGTGGTTCCTCCTGCACTGAACCCCATTATCTATGGGCTGCAGTCCAAAGACATTCGCAAACTAGTTGTAAATATCTCCCATTGCAAGAAAGTTTCTCCATTAGTTTAA